A window of the Gossypium arboreum isolate Shixiya-1 chromosome 2, ASM2569848v2, whole genome shotgun sequence genome harbors these coding sequences:
- the LOC108481355 gene encoding NEP1-interacting protein-like 1 isoform X1, translating to MDFYGHPYRFSLSSFSLLSDFIEKVKDFFNFAVSAIIGNIFSAILTFFFALVGTLLGAMTGALIGQETESGFVRGAAVGAISGAVFSIEVFESSLLLWQSDESGILCLLYLIDVIASLLSGRLVRERIGPAMLSAVQSQMGAAETTFENVQNIFDTGSVRGLAGDLVEKIPKITIRSNDNVDASGEKVSCSVCLQDFQSGETVRSLPQCHHMFHLPCIDKWLLSHGSCPLCRRDLFL from the exons ATGGATTTTTATGGGCACCCATATCGTTTTTCTTTGTCTTCATTTTCATTGTTAAGTGATTTCATTGAAAAAGTGAAAGATTTTTTCAATTTCGCTGTCTCTGCCATCATTGGAAACATTTTCTCTGCGATCTTAACTTTCTTCTTTGCATTAG TTGGTACATTGTTAGGAGCCATGACTGGGGCTTTGATAGGACAAGAAACCGAGAGTGGTTTCGTTCGAGGGGCTGCGGTCGGGGCTATATCCGGAGCCGTTTTCTCCATCGAAGTCTTCGAATCATCTCTTCTTCTTTGGCAATCTGACGAATCCGGGATCTTATGTTTGCTTTACTTG ATTGATGTCATTGCAAGCCTTTTAAGTGGAAGGCTTGTTCGAGAACGTATCGGTCCAGCAATGCTGAGTGCCGTTCAAAGTCAG ATGGGAGCTGCTGAAACAACTTTCGAGAATGTCCAAAACATATTTGATACTGGTAGTGTTAGAGGATTGGCTGGAGATTTAGTTGAAAAAATCCCTAAGATAACAATCCGAAGCAATGACAACGTAGATGCTTCCGGGGAGAAAGTTTCATGTTCAGTTTGCCTTCAG GACTTTCAGTCCGGAGAAACAGTTCGAAGCTTGCCGCAATGTCATCACATGTTTCACTTGCCTTGTATAGATAAGTGGCTTCTTAGTCATGGTTCTTGTCCATTATGCAGAAGGGATCTATTTTTGTAA
- the LOC108481355 gene encoding NEP1-interacting protein 2-like isoform X2, whose translation MDFYGHPYRFSLSSFSLLSDFIEKVKDFFNFAVSAIIGNIFSAILTFFFALGAMTGALIGQETESGFVRGAAVGAISGAVFSIEVFESSLLLWQSDESGILCLLYLIDVIASLLSGRLVRERIGPAMLSAVQSQMGAAETTFENVQNIFDTGSVRGLAGDLVEKIPKITIRSNDNVDASGEKVSCSVCLQDFQSGETVRSLPQCHHMFHLPCIDKWLLSHGSCPLCRRDLFL comes from the exons ATGGATTTTTATGGGCACCCATATCGTTTTTCTTTGTCTTCATTTTCATTGTTAAGTGATTTCATTGAAAAAGTGAAAGATTTTTTCAATTTCGCTGTCTCTGCCATCATTGGAAACATTTTCTCTGCGATCTTAACTTTCTTCTTTGCATTAG GAGCCATGACTGGGGCTTTGATAGGACAAGAAACCGAGAGTGGTTTCGTTCGAGGGGCTGCGGTCGGGGCTATATCCGGAGCCGTTTTCTCCATCGAAGTCTTCGAATCATCTCTTCTTCTTTGGCAATCTGACGAATCCGGGATCTTATGTTTGCTTTACTTG ATTGATGTCATTGCAAGCCTTTTAAGTGGAAGGCTTGTTCGAGAACGTATCGGTCCAGCAATGCTGAGTGCCGTTCAAAGTCAG ATGGGAGCTGCTGAAACAACTTTCGAGAATGTCCAAAACATATTTGATACTGGTAGTGTTAGAGGATTGGCTGGAGATTTAGTTGAAAAAATCCCTAAGATAACAATCCGAAGCAATGACAACGTAGATGCTTCCGGGGAGAAAGTTTCATGTTCAGTTTGCCTTCAG GACTTTCAGTCCGGAGAAACAGTTCGAAGCTTGCCGCAATGTCATCACATGTTTCACTTGCCTTGTATAGATAAGTGGCTTCTTAGTCATGGTTCTTGTCCATTATGCAGAAGGGATCTATTTTTGTAA